A section of the Cervus canadensis isolate Bull #8, Minnesota chromosome 8, ASM1932006v1, whole genome shotgun sequence genome encodes:
- the LOC122446174 gene encoding interferon-induced protein with tetratricopeptide repeats 1-like, with product MSYNADEDQIKDKLQQLRCHFTWEFIIEETEIPDLENRVLEEITFLDTKYKVGIHNLLAYVKHLKGQNEEALKSLQEAEDLTQPEHANQSEVRSLVTWGNYAWLHYHMGQPAEAQIYLDKVKNTCRKLTNSSTYRMECPQMDCEEGWALLKCGGKNYERAKVCFEKALEVDPENPEFSTGYAIVVYRLDGFNKAPESSGEFCLDTLKQAVRLNPNDAYIKALLGLKLQDVDQEAEGEKYIKEALTNASSKTYVYRYAAKFYRRKGVLDEALRLSKLALKETPSSAFLHHQTGLCYKSQIIEIKKVTNCQPKGEDKENINRIVPLAIQHFERAVQLKPTFELAYTSLAEMYAEAGDHRKAEDTFQKVLCMKSLNNEMLQHIHFHYGRFLEFHKKSEVDAISHYLKAIKIENASIDKDKSINSLTKLASKKLRRNASDIESLSILGFIHKVKGEMNEALEYYERALRLAPDLAMSVPVTPRH from the exons ATGAG TTATAATGCTGATGAGGATCAGATCAAGGATAAGCTGCAACAGTTGAGATGTCACTTTACATGGGAGTTTATCATTGAAGAGACAGAAATACCAGATTTAGAAAACAGGGTCTTGGAGGAGATTACATTCCTGGACACCAAATACAAGGTGGGAATACACAACTTACTGGCCTATGTGAAACACCTGAAAGGCCAGAATGAGGAAGCCCTGAAGAGTTTACAAGAAGCTGAAGACTTAACCCAGCCAGAACATGCCAACCAATCAGAAGTGAGAAGTCTGGTTACCTGGGGCAACTACGCCTGGTTGCATTACCATATGGGCCAACCGGCAGAAGCCCAGATTTACCTGGACAAGGTGAAGAACACTTGCAGGAAACTTACAAATTCCTCCACCTATAGAATGGAGTGTCCTCAGATGGACTGTGAGGAAGGATGGGCCTTGCTGAAATGTGGAGGAAAGAATTATGAACGGGCCAAAGTCTGCTTTGAAAAGGCTCTGGAAGTGGACCCTGAAAACCCTGAATTCAGCACTGGGTATGCAATCGTTGTCTATCGCCTGGATGGCTTTAACAAAGCACCAGAGAGTAGTGGCGAATTTTGTCTGGACACCCTAAAACAGGCTGTCAGGCTAAATCCAAATGATGCATACATTAAGGCTCTTCTTGGCCTGAAGCTTCAAGATGTAGATCAAGAAGCTGAAGGAGAAAAGTACATCAAAGAAGCACTGACCAATGCATCCTCAAAGACCTATGTCTATCGGTATGCTGCCAAGTTTTACCGAAGAAAAGGCGTTCTGGATGAAGCTCTTCGGCTCTCAAAATTGGCCTTGAAGGAAACCCCCTCCTCTGCTTTCCTGCATCACCAGACAGGGCTTTGCTACAAGTCACAAATAATCGAAATAAAGAAAGTTACAAACTGTCAGCCTAAAGGAGAGGATAAAGAAAACATCAACAGAATAGTACCATTAGCCATACAACATTTCGAACGTGCTGTGCAACTAAAGCCCACATTTGAGTTGGCTTATACAAGCCTGGCAGAAATGTACGCAGAAGCAGGTGACCACAGAAAAGCTGAAGATACTTTTCAAAAAGTGCTCTGCATGAAATCACTCAACAACGAAATGCTGCAACACATACATTTCCACTATGGCCGATTTCTGGAATTTCACAAAAAATCTGAAGTTGATGCAATTAGCCattatttaaaagcaataaaaatagaaaacgcATCAATAGATAAggataaaagcatcaattctttgacgaaATTGGCTTCAAAGAAACTCCGGAGAAATGCATCAGATATAGAAAGCTTGAGTATCCTTGGGTTCATCCACaaagtaaaaggagaaatgaatgaaGCCCTGGAGTATTATGAGCGGGCCCTGAGGCTGGCTCCTGACTTGGCGATGTCTGTGCCTGTGACCCCTAGGCACTGA